A segment of the Solea solea chromosome 14, fSolSol10.1, whole genome shotgun sequence genome:
TGAAAGTCGGCAGTGCACCTGGTCCCCGGAGCAGTGGTAACGAACCCCGGGACGTGCTCCAAAAAGACCCGTACATTGCAGAAGACGGCGCCCTGGTCCGCTTTGTCCCCCGTTTCAACTTCACCAAAGACGATTTAAATCGCGTTGTAGACTTCAACATCAAAGGAGACGACGTTATAGTTTTCCTACACATTCAAAAAACAGGTGGCACCACCTTTGGGCGACATCTTGTGCGAAATATCCAGCTGGAGAGACCGTGCGAGTGCCATGCGGGCCAGAAGAAATGTACCTGTTACCGGCCAGGTAAAAAGGAAACCTGGCTCTTCTCCCGGTTTTCTACCGGCTGGAGCTGTGGGCTTCATGCGGACTGGACGGAACTAACCAAATGTGTCCCGTCACGCATGAACACACGAGAGGCTCCCAAGAACCTGCCCAGGTTGGTATACATACATTCCAATATGTTAATACAAAGAAGACGCAGTAAAAGTCAATGCAATTCAGTGTTTGTACATATATTAGGTAATGACTAGGTAGTAAATCCATCAGCATAAATGTGTTAGTTATCTCATTAAAGGgcgtaaaaataaaacaaagacaccaGTACACTGATATAAATAGTTACTGAAGATGGCAAGGACGTTGTCAGACACCTAAAAGCAGTGGACTATCCCTAAAGTGATTTAACATGATCTTTGAGAATGTTCTGAGATGTGTAAAACAGTCAGATAAAGGGATTTATGTCCATGCTGAATAGTTAAACATACCACATACTTTTTATAGATGGCCCAActaatatgtattattatttttgtatgttaACACCTAAATCCTGTCTGTCTTGTGAGGGCGCACACACAAAATCTCAACACTAACATGTTGAGATTTTAACCCTTGTTGCAGCAATAATTAAAACTGCAAACCTGATGTAAACTTTTTCTTTCCAGATGGAACTATTATTATATAACCATCTTAAGAGATCCAGTATCACGCTATTTGAGTGAGTGGCGTCATGTGCAGCGTGGTGCCACATGGAAAGCCTCCTTACACGTGTGTGATGGACGTTCACCAACGCTGTCTGAGCTGCCAAGCTGCTACCCTGGAGATGACTGGTcaggctgctcccttcaggagTTCATGGACTGCCCCTACAACCTGGCCAACAACCGGCAGACCCGCATGCTGGCTGACCTCAGCCTGGTTGGATGCTACAATGTCTCTGCCATGAGCGAGGACGAGCGCTGGGCAGTACTTCTGCACAGTGCTAAGCGTAACCTACGGGACATGGCCTTCTTTGGGCTGACTGAGTACCAACGTAAGACACAGTACCTGTTTGAGCGAACCTTCAACTTGGAGTTCATTGCACCCTTTACACAGCTCAATGGCACACGTGCCTCTAGTGTTGACATACCTCCTGAAATACAACGCACAATCCGTCAGCTAAACCGATGGGATGTAGAGTTGTACGAGTACGGCCGAGACCTTTTCTTACAGCGTTTCCAGGTGGCGCGGCAGCAGGAGCGCAGGCTGGCCAGAGAGAGGCGGCAGCAGGAAAGAAGGCGGCTCCGTGGAAGGCTTACAACAAAGCAATGGAGGCAGCTGAAGCCCACAGAAACACCCCGTCAGCTTGACAGCCACTCTGTAGTTACTGAGGAGCAACTGAGGAAGAAGGCTGGTGGAGACAATGTGGAGTTAGAGATGCCTCTCCCAGAGTGGTGGGATTTGGACGAGAATAGCACCATGGAGGATTACATGGACAACGTGGAACAGTGGTAGGGACAGGAATGAGAGGTCTTAATGCTAAATGTGCCATGTTGTGCATTGTCTGTTGTTAATAAATCCAAGTTATTTTTGTATATGCTCTTCATTATCTTTACTCAAtgaactgttttaaaaaaacacatgtatt
Coding sequences within it:
- the hs6st2 gene encoding heparan-sulfate 6-O-sulfotransferase 2, whose amino-acid sequence is MDEKSTSSSHQRLLIALLMSLLFGVITVQYVCPSRSECHMLHQLGSWLKVGSAPGPRSSGNEPRDVLQKDPYIAEDGALVRFVPRFNFTKDDLNRVVDFNIKGDDVIVFLHIQKTGGTTFGRHLVRNIQLERPCECHAGQKKCTCYRPGKKETWLFSRFSTGWSCGLHADWTELTKCVPSRMNTREAPKNLPRWNYYYITILRDPVSRYLSEWRHVQRGATWKASLHVCDGRSPTLSELPSCYPGDDWSGCSLQEFMDCPYNLANNRQTRMLADLSLVGCYNVSAMSEDERWAVLLHSAKRNLRDMAFFGLTEYQRKTQYLFERTFNLEFIAPFTQLNGTRASSVDIPPEIQRTIRQLNRWDVELYEYGRDLFLQRFQVARQQERRLARERRQQERRRLRGRLTTKQWRQLKPTETPRQLDSHSVVTEEQLRKKAGGDNVELEMPLPEWWDLDENSTMEDYMDNVEQW